One Mycolicibacterium fallax genomic window, CCGGGCGGAACACGACAACATCTGGATGAAGGTCTGGCAGGCCGCCGGCCGCGAATCCGAGCTGCCCGAGGTCGGCGACTGGAAGGAATACCAACTGCTGGACCAGTCCTTCCTGCTGATTCGCGGCCGGGACCACCGGGTTCGCGGGTTCGTCAACGCCTGCCGGCACCGCGGCAACGTGCTGTGCAAGGGCAGTGGCAATGCCAAGCGGGGCATCCTGTGCCAGTACCACCTGTGGTCTTACGACCTGGAGGGCAAGCTCAAGGGCGCACTGCGGGAGCGGGAGAACGTGCTGACCCAACTGGACAAGGAAAGCCTTGGCCTGCTGGAAGTTTCGGTCGACTGCTTCGCCGGGTTCATCTTCCTCAACCCCGACCCGAACGCCGCGCCGCTGCGAGAGTTCCTCGGCGCTGAGGTGGTCGACCTGCTGGAGCCCTACCGGCTGGACCAGATGGTCACCGTGCTGGATGTGCGGGAGGCGTTGAACTGCAACTGGAAGGTGGTGATGGACGCCTTCTCCGAGGGCTACCACATCTCCGGGATCCATCCGCAGCTGCTGCAGGTGGTGATGATCGACCCGAGCACCACCCGGTACCGGTTCTTCGACAAGCACAGCGTGTCCTGCGCGCCGTTCGAGGTGGCCGGCAAGAAGTACGGTCTGGAGGAACAGATCGAGGGCATCATGGGCCTGCCGGAAACCTTCCCGTCGGTCACCGCCGTGCTGCCGCGATTCGCCGAACTCGTCGGCGAATACCGCGACGAGGCGGGTGTGCTGAACCTGCCGGAGGGGGTGACCCCGCGGACCCTGCTGCAGCGGGCAACCCGGGAAACTCTGACCGGAATGGGATTCGACGTCGGCGGCCTGACCGACGCCCAGATGAGCGACAACAACGGCTGGGTGCTGTTCCCGAACTTCTTCATGACGGTTCGGGCGGGGGAGGCCACCGTCATCCTCGCCCAGCCGCACGAGAGCGGAGACCCGAACCGCTGCTACTGGCACATCCTCAGCGTCATGTGGCTGCCCGAGGAGCACCGCGAGGCCTTCGCCGCCGCGCATCTGGAGGTCACCGAAGCCGGCAGCTTCCCGTATTTTCTCGCCCTGCAACAGGATTACGAGCAGATGCCGCGTCAGCAGCGCGGGTTGCGCAACACCCGGCTGGAACACATGTCGCTGGTCAAGGAGGAGGTGGTGATCGCCCACTTTCACTCCGTGGTGGATCGCTATCTGGCCGGAGCCGCGCAGTGACCGATCTTCGCGACGCGCTGCTCGGCCGCGACGGAAATGCCAGGCGGGCGATCGAGTACGCCGTCGTCACCAAGGCGGTGGTGGACGGCGCCAAGGAACCCGGGTTCGGTGCGGCGAGCTGGAATCCGCTGCGGGACATGATCGAGGTCGACGAGTTCGTCCGGGTCGGCAACTTCAAGGAGACGATGGACTGGGCCGGCTACGTCGGCTTCCTGACCGGCTGGGCGCCGGCCGCACAGTGGGACGCCACCTTCAAAAGGGTCACCGAGGTCGACGGCCGGGTCTTCCTCGAACTCGAGGAACGCAGCACGATCGGTGACCTGCACAGCGTGGTCAACTCGCTGTCGGTGTACGAGTTCAACGCCGCCGGCAAGATCACCCACATCGACGTCTACCTGCAGATGCCGTTGCCGCCGCCCGAACTGTTGGCCGGCTACCAGGATGTGGAGATCACCCGATGACCGACGAGCCGGATTTCTTCACCGACAACGGGTTGCTCGCCGACCCCTACGACTATCTGGCCGGGTTGCGCCGAGATCACCCGCTGCGCCGGGAACCGCACCACGACGTCGTGATGGTCACCGGCTACGACGAGGCCGTCGCAATCTACAACGACACCGAGGGGTTCTCGTCGTGCATCTCGGTGACCGGGCCGTTCCCCGGCTTCCCGGTGCCGCTGGACGCCGAGTCCGACATCCCGGCGCTGATCGCCGCGCACCGCGACGAGTTGCCGATGAGCGATCAGCTGCCCACCTTCGACCCGCCGTCGCACACCGCGCACCGCGCGCTGCTGTCGACCATGATCACCCCCAAGCGGCTCAAGGAGAACGAGGAGTTCATGTGGCGGCTGGCCGACCGGCAGTACGACCTCGCGCTGGCCGGTGATCGCTGCGAGTACATCGCCGACTACGGCAGCCCGTTCGCCATGCTGGTGATCGCCGATCTGCTCGGCGTGCCCGAGTCCGACCACCCGGAGTTCCACCGGGCCCTGTTGGAGGATGCCGCGGGCACCATCGGCAGCAGCGACGGTGACACCATGCACGCCAGCCCGCTGGAATATCTGTACGGCAAGTTCAGCGGCTACATCGGTGACCGTCGGGCCCACCCGCGCGAGGATGTGCTGACCGGGGTGGCGGCCGCGAAGTTCCCCGACGGCCGCACCCCGCGGGTGATCGACGCGGTCCGGGTTGCGGCGAATCTCTTTGCCGCGGGCCAGGAAACCACGGTGCGGCTGCTCAGTGCGTCGGTGATGATGTTGGCCGAGGACCGCGAGCTGCAGGCCCGGCTGCGCGCCGATCGCGGCCTGATCCCCAGGTTCATCGAGGAGTGCCTGCGGCTGGAGAGCCCGGTGCGCGGGGATTTTCGGCTGGCCACCCGCGACGTCGAGGTCGGCGGCGTCACCGTGCCCGCGGGCAGCACCGTCATGCTGGTCAACGCGGCCGCCAACCGGGACCCGCGCCGCTTCGCCGACCCGGACACCTTCGATCTGGACCGGCCGAACGCACGTAACCACATCGCTTTTGGGCGCGGCGTGCACAGCTGCCCGGGCGCACCGTTGGCCCGGGTCGAGGGCAAGGTGAGCCTCAACAGGCTGTTCGACCGCACCGAGGAGTTCTGGATCGACGAGGACCGGCACGGCCCGGCCGATCAGCGGCGCTACCGCTACATCCCGACGTTCATCCTGCGTGGGCTGACCCGGCTGCACATTCGGTTCAGCCCGGCCCGATGATCAACTGGGCTGGGCGGCCTCGGGGTCGGCGGGCTCGACGTGCGACATCACCATCTCCAGGTAGGGGCGGTAGAGGTTCTCGGAGTCGATGTGACTGCCCAGGGTGATGCCCTCGTAGGTGGCGATCAGCACCTTGGCCAGCAACTGCGACGGCACCCGCAGCCGGGCGCCGATCTTGACCAGATGGGCGTCGATGTAATCGGCCAGCGACTGCGCGGTGGCCTGGCGCTGGGCGGCAACCCGCTCGCGGACCTCGGGATTGCGCAGCAGGAACAGGGTGAACTCGTACCCCAACGCCGCCCGGTGCGGCTCAGCGATGGTGAGCATCCGCCACCGGTCGGCCAGCTGGTCGGAGTCGAAATCCCCGACGGTCCGGAACGAATCGACGATGTCGTTGAAGCCGTCCAGGAAGCGTTGCAGCTGGCGCTCCATCACCGCCAGGAACAACTCCTCCTTGGTGCCGAAATGCGAGTAGATGGCGCCTCGGGTGTAGCCGGCGGACTCGGCGATGACCTCCAGGGCGGCCGCCCCGAAACCCTGCCGCGCCACCACTTCCTCGGCCGCGTCGAGCAACAGGTTGCGGGTGTGCTCGACGCGCCGCTGCCGTGTCCAACGTTCCACCACAACTACATCTTTGCAGGCCGCCGGCCGTCGTCGGCCCGCATGTCACCGGTTGGTTCGCCAACCCCCACCGAAAGGAAACCGATGGACCTCGTTGAGCGGATCGCCAAGCACCGCCGGATGGCGGAGAGCTACCGCGACAAATACGTGCTGCAGAAGGTCGCCGACGGCGAGCG contains:
- a CDS encoding TetR/AcrR family transcriptional regulator, whose product is MVERWTRQRRVEHTRNLLLDAAEEVVARQGFGAAALEVIAESAGYTRGAIYSHFGTKEELFLAVMERQLQRFLDGFNDIVDSFRTVGDFDSDQLADRWRMLTIAEPHRAALGYEFTLFLLRNPEVRERVAAQRQATAQSLADYIDAHLVKIGARLRVPSQLLAKVLIATYEGITLGSHIDSENLYRPYLEMVMSHVEPADPEAAQPS
- a CDS encoding aromatic ring-hydroxylating oxygenase subunit alpha, with product MTTTQPGYWFDNALALDDIESGRYRMDISTGRYVDADVVRAEHDNIWMKVWQAAGRESELPEVGDWKEYQLLDQSFLLIRGRDHRVRGFVNACRHRGNVLCKGSGNAKRGILCQYHLWSYDLEGKLKGALRERENVLTQLDKESLGLLEVSVDCFAGFIFLNPDPNAAPLREFLGAEVVDLLEPYRLDQMVTVLDVREALNCNWKVVMDAFSEGYHISGIHPQLLQVVMIDPSTTRYRFFDKHSVSCAPFEVAGKKYGLEEQIEGIMGLPETFPSVTAVLPRFAELVGEYRDEAGVLNLPEGVTPRTLLQRATRETLTGMGFDVGGLTDAQMSDNNGWVLFPNFFMTVRAGEATVILAQPHESGDPNRCYWHILSVMWLPEEHREAFAAAHLEVTEAGSFPYFLALQQDYEQMPRQQRGLRNTRLEHMSLVKEEVVIAHFHSVVDRYLAGAAQ
- a CDS encoding cytochrome P450 → MTDEPDFFTDNGLLADPYDYLAGLRRDHPLRREPHHDVVMVTGYDEAVAIYNDTEGFSSCISVTGPFPGFPVPLDAESDIPALIAAHRDELPMSDQLPTFDPPSHTAHRALLSTMITPKRLKENEEFMWRLADRQYDLALAGDRCEYIADYGSPFAMLVIADLLGVPESDHPEFHRALLEDAAGTIGSSDGDTMHASPLEYLYGKFSGYIGDRRAHPREDVLTGVAAAKFPDGRTPRVIDAVRVAANLFAAGQETTVRLLSASVMMLAEDRELQARLRADRGLIPRFIEECLRLESPVRGDFRLATRDVEVGGVTVPAGSTVMLVNAAANRDPRRFADPDTFDLDRPNARNHIAFGRGVHSCPGAPLARVEGKVSLNRLFDRTEEFWIDEDRHGPADQRRYRYIPTFILRGLTRLHIRFSPAR